The window CCCCACGGCGGAGCCTGTGGCCCTCCCCAAACAGAGCTCTTTCCAGAGGCTGGGAGCCATGATGCCCCATGGATGGGGATGAGGAGCTGCTTTCGCACCCGGAGGGGCCCTCGCTGCCGGCAGCAGGTTTTTGGCCGgtggggagcaggcagctgtCGGGGCGGTGGGGATTGAGTTTCAGGGCTGGCGGAGGCACGGGAAGGGGTCCCACCAGGCAGATGTATTTCGGGAAGGGGAAGAATAGGCGATGGAGGCTTCGGGCAGCTGCTCCTCGCGGGCGGGATGGGAAGAGTAGGGAGGAGCTCCCCTCTTTTTACTGCTCTTGTCGAGACCTTGTGGGTTGTCCGGTGTGGGAAGGGTCAGCCTCTGacccctgcccgctcccccctGCCCGCAGAGAGCCTCCACCGCACTGACCCTCCTTCTCCCCGCAGGCAGGGCCgccgcgggcagggctggcgggACAGAGGATGCCGGGCGGCTAGCCCAGAACACCTCCCCGGCAGGTGGGAGGGGACGCGTGTGTCCCCCCCATGGAGATCCGACGCACTTTGCCCCAGGATTTCTGGGAGCTGCTGCACTGCCTGAAGATGAGGAGCAAGTACGCCGTCCTGCTGGTCTTCGTCGTCGGCCTCGTCATCATCGAGAAGGAGAACAACTTCATCTCCAGGTAGGGAGCGGGTACCTAAGCCACCCCACGCTTTTAaccctttctctcccccacaTGCCCAGCTCCTGTGCAGCGGGAGCCCCCCGAAACCTCCCACGGGGACACGGGGGTGGTCCCGCTCCCCTCCAGGCTGGGCTGGCTCTCCCCGCAGGGTGTCGGACAAGCTGAAGCAGTCCCCGCAGGCGCTGGCAGAGGCCAACGGCACGGAGGCCAGCCCGGCGCCGGCCGAGAACGGCTCGCTGGCCTCGCTGCGCGAACTGGACGCCGCCTTCTCCCAGCTGAGGTCCCGCCTGCGCAACGTCACCCTGCAGCTGGTGGGCGACGGGGACCCCCGGCCGCGGCGGCACGTCCTGCTGATGGCTACCACGCGCACCGGCTCCTCCTTCGTGGGGGAGTTCTTCAACCAGCAAGGCAGCATCTTCTACCTCTTCGAGCCCCTCTGGCACATCGAGAGGACGGTGACCTTCGAGCCAGGGGGAGCCAACGCGGTGGGCTCGGCGCTGGTCTACCGGGACGTCCTCAAGCAGCTCCTCCTCTGTGACCTCTACATCTTGGAGAGCTTCATCTCGCCGGCGCCTGAGGGCCACCTGACGCCCTTCATGTTTCGGCGAGGCTCGAGCCGCTCGCTCTGCGAGGAGCCCGTCTGCACGCCCAGCGCCAAGAAGGTCTTCGAGAAGTACCACTGCAAGAACCGGCGCTGCGGCCCCCTCAACATCACCCTGGCCGCCGAGGCGTGCCGGCGCAAGCAGCACGTGGCCCTGAAGACAGTGCGCATCCGGCAGCTGGAGTTCCTGCAGCCGCTGGTGGAGGACCCCCGGCTGGATGTGCGCATCATCCAGCTGGTGCGGGACCCGCGGGCCGTCCTGGCCTCCCGCATGGTGGCCTTCTCCGGCAAGTACGAGACCTGGAAGAAGTGGGCGTCCGAAGGGGAGGCTCCCCTCCGCGAGGAGGAGGTGCAGCGGCTGCGGGGGAACTGCGAGAGCATCCGTCTGTCGGCCGAGCTGGGGCTGCGGCGGCCAGGCTGGCTGCGCGGTCGCTACATGCTGGTACGCTACGAGGACGTGGCGCGGGCGCCCTTGCAGAAGGCGGAGGAGATGTACCGCTTCGCCGGgctccccctcaccccccaggTGGAGGAGTGGATCGGCAAAAACACCCAGGCGCCCCGCGACGGCAGCGGCGTCTATTCCACCCGCAAGAACTCCTCCGAGCAGTTCGAGAAGTGGCGGTTCAGCATCCCCTTCAAGCTGGCGCAGGTGGTGCAGGACGCCTGTGCCCCGGCCATGCGTCTCTTTGGCTACAAGCTGGCCAGCAGCCCTGCCGCGCTGGCTAACCGCTCCTTCAGCCTGCTGGAGGAGGCACAGCCCTCCTGGGTCACGTAACAGCGGGGGCCAAGGCAGCGGGGGGGGAACGAGGGGCCGCAACCGCGCTCCCGGCCGGCCCGGAGGAGACCTGGGAGTCCCCGCTCCCGGAGATGCTCCTTGCTGCTGCCGGGTGGAAAGCGGCAGCCCCAGGAGCCAGAGCATCCCAGTGGAGCCGACCTCGGGGTCCCGCAGAGCCTGAATTACACAATTTCTTCTGGAATGGGGAAATCGCAAGGGTGAGGGGCGGCGGGGAGTTCGGTGCTGGGGCCACCTCCCCGTCTGGGGGGCTGcaccaaggaggaggagagcgagCAGGGGGTGATGGGGCCAAGCGCCTCCGCATCGTCCCTGCAGTAGGACGAGGCAAGGACGAGACCCCCGCAGTGCCAGCAAGGGCCCGGACCCCAGAGGCCCTACTGGTTTAGTGCCTTCATATACCAGCACAGACTGGGAACTGCCCCGGAGGCGTATGGGGCAGGAGTCACCCCTGGAGCACCAGCCAGCACTGGGGCTGCAATGAAATGAGGCGACTTTGTGGTTTGGTGCTCTTCAAGttggtttgggggggttggttttttcctttttttttttttccccctctctttttgTCTGCGTATTTACATACCAGGGTTGCCAGGcgaacttatttatttattatgtgAAAAAGAGGGGGAGGCAGTCAAGGAGCTAAACCCAAAAATCAGAGCAGCACAACgtaccacaaaaaaaaacagCGAGACAGCCGGAGCCAAGGCGGCAGAGGTTGGATTTCGGCCGGAGACCACCACATGCCCCCGGGACACCCCCAGGGACCGACAGGCTGTAacccccccagacccccggTGGAGCGTAcccggtgctggggctgcactCGCCTCGCGCGACAGTGACTGCGAACCTCGGCGCCTGCTGCAAGACTGTCGGacttatttaattaaaaacaaaaatacaacgGCTCAGAGTCCAAAGCATCTCCCGTCTCCTTGGTATTTGTGTGTGTCCCCACCCAGGGGGGAGCCCCAGAAATATTTGCCGGTGGGTGACCGATACCTGGGGTTCGGTAGAGGCACGGGGAGTTTTGGGGTGTTTGCCATGTGCAGACGTTCACCCAGCAACAGCCTGCTGCTGAGCTGTCCCCCCCAATTCACATCCAATGAATTAAAATGCCTGTTTTTAGCCTGCTTTGCAGCACACCCCTTTACTCCCCATGGATTTTGGGTTATGGCAGCCACCCAAGGGAGAAGCCAGGCATTTTGGTGGAGGGTAGTTGCCCCCACCTTGCTGGGAAGCTCGGGGAGCCCCGAGGGTTCCCCGCTGCCCCCCTGggcacagccagcagccccaCGTCGCCTCTCCCCGGCCAGAGCTGTTGGCTGAGcgcaaaaataaataagtaaaataagtaaaatcGTGCGGCGGTAGCGGCTGGGCGCAGCTGGGCTGCGTTTCTGCCGGCGGAGGGCAGCCAGGAGGAACGCGCCAGGGCTCCGGTGACGAGCCGCGGCTGGGCCGAGCTCACAAAAGCCGCGTTTTTGACCCAAGAGGGGAGAACAGAGGCGGCATTGAGGAGCGCGGGGCCGGCCGGCGGGGAGCAGCCACGCCGGAGCCCTGGGCACCCGCCTGCCCATGCCGGCTGGAGAGGTTTTCCGAGCGCGGCCGCCTCTCGCCGGGGAACATCTGGCCTCAAGGTGCGGAGCCAGGGTGCTCGACGCCGGCCGGCTGGGGAGAGGGTGCAAAAGTGGGTTTTTCTTTGCGTGGAGCAGTGTGGGCGATACCCACATCACATGCAGGCGACGGAGAGCCATCAACCCCCTCCCTGTCTCGCACGCGGCTCCCGGCATCGCAAGCGGCCCTGGGTTTGCTGAGTGAAACGGGTTTTGTTTGGAGGCTTCCCGCCGGGAAAGCGGCGGGGTCACCGAGGTCGGCTGCGCGCTGGGAAAAGCCCGTGGAGCtcaggcagcaggagggggaacGCAGCCGGACCCAGGGCAACGGTTACAGGCAAACCCCTCTCCGGTGCTTCTGCAAAAGTACCCATCAGGTCGGCTTTTGCAAACCAAATAAAGTTTAAATTAAttgttgctttgcaaaacagtatGAGGAGTAAATCGCTGCTCAGCTGCCAGAGGCGGGAAGGGGACGTCAGAGGGGTGCCCAGCATCCCCTTCCCATCCCACCCCGCACGGAGGAGCCTCCGGGCTTGGGCAAAGCAAGGTCCGGGGGGGAAGGACAGACAAATGAAGGGAACTACAAAGCAAGCGGCAAGGGAAGGGGGACCTGTGCTGAGCTGAGGCCAGACAGGACAGTGGCAACCACCCATTCCCACCGGCGCTCCCTGCACGGCCTCGGCcccggctggctccagcctgTCATTTCTAGCTAAGCAAGAGCATTTCTTCCTGGACACCCTCCAGCTTCCCATCAAAAATGTCAcgggacagaaagaaaaacgCGCCGCCGACCCATGCAGATTTCCGCAGGGGCTAATTGCTCCCATTAAACCCATGTAGCCGTGACTCCCGCGCAGTGCCAGACGCATTGGGAAGCCGCGAGGAACACGCGGCTCCTTTCAAGACCAAAGCAGCTGAATTCTCTCTGTGCCGAGCGGGAGGAAGTTTGTCCCCCCAGGAGGGGCACCTCCTGTTCACCCTGCCCTGGCCGCTGCCAGGCCTTGCTCCGGTCCTTCCCTAGAGGGGGAAAGGCATGGATTTGGGAGAAAAAGCATGCATTGGGAAAGCCACAGCAAGAGACAGTGCCTTAGAGCAAGGAAGTACCTGTGTTCTGATGGGCCACGCAGGAAGCCTGCGGCAGGGGCCACGACGGATGCAGCTTCACCCTTCCTCCATCCACACcaataccaaaaaaaccccatcctcTTTTCAAGGGATTCAAgcttgcagaaataaaatagtttcTGAAAGGATCAGGCTTGCCttcaaacaagcaaacaaacaaaagcaaccCTCCACACCCACCCCTTGTTTCCCCaacccagggctgctcccatCCCTTCTCTGGCCCGCCCTGGGCTGGTCAGtgcctgcagctgtgctgcctccGGGCTCACCTGCTCAGCCCGCCCCAGCTGAATTTTGGGGGAAATTCAGGCTCATTGTGGTGATGCTTATTGTCACCAGAGAGACATTTTCTGCAAGTAGCCCAGAGCAGTGAGGGGACACGTGTCCAGCAGCCGAAGCCTGCTTCTCCTTGGGGTTATTGCAGGTGACATGAGATGATGTAGCACCATAATTAATAAATTATGTATGCACTGTTCCCCTCGGGTTAATACTTTCCTCCGTCGGTCTAATCCAGACTTGACTTTGGACGGCAGGTATACCCTGCtgtttctctgcctgcctctcGGAGACACTCGGGGCTCGCTGGGGCCGTGCTGGCCTGGCTGGCTTGCCGCGATTCTTGCTCGAGTCAGAAGATGCCGGTGCCCACCAAGTAAGAGAGCGGTCGAGGCAGGCAGGTCTCTGAAACGCCACCTTAGACACTGTGCTGTTTAACGCATGGCCGAGGTGGCAGACTGCTACCAGCACGGCGGACGTCTGCCAGCCCATGAAGCCAAGCCACCAGGCTGGCCCACAGGAATGCATAAGAAGGCCTTTCTCCAGCTTGGCACGAGGTTTGTCCCAAACATCAGAAGTTGTGGCTGCTCCACCGGCTGTCCTGACCCCCCGTCCCCTTCTCCTCGCTTGCTCCAGCTCCATTTAATGGGATCGGACGAGCTAATCCCATGTCCCCTCGCAGCGCTATCAGATGGGATTTCTGTACCGGGGCTGGAGGGAAACCCAAGCAGTTGCCTGCCCTCACCCAGCCCCGCTGGCTTCTGCTGGAAGCCAGATCCGCCCTTGCCCTTCGCTCCGTTGCGGGGCTCGGTGCGGCTCCCGCGGGAAGCTGGTGCATGGCTATGGCTCCATTGCCCGAACCCCGGGTCGGCTGGGGGGACCCGCGGGCCAGCGAGGGACCGGGGGCTGCAGCACACGTGGACATTTCAGCATTAAATGACAgccttgttttctgttgtgtttttttaagagactGCATGCCTGACCAGACCGCATTTCTTGGTCTGCATCCCATATTTATCCTGTAATTACACCTTCGGACAAAGGCTGCCTGTCTGTgaggctgatttttttcaggacaCGGTTTTATTATACGCTGTGCTTTCACTGTAATGAaatcggggcgggggggggggagaaaactCCCCACGATTTGGGGGTGAAAGCTGTTCTTTCTCAAAACCTGCCCCAAGAGCGAAGGAGCTTGCCCGAgccctctcccttccttttgTCGAGGAAAACCCAACTGCTGCCAGCCTTTCTGTTTCCCTACCACCCCGTGAGGATTCATGCCACAAAACGCTTCTCCGTGTTGTCCCCTAAGAGAAAGGTGCCACCTCACCACCGAGCCACGGGCTCC is drawn from Gavia stellata isolate bGavSte3 chromosome 9, bGavSte3.hap2, whole genome shotgun sequence and contains these coding sequences:
- the CHST3 gene encoding carbohydrate sulfotransferase 3 → MEIRRTLPQDFWELLHCLKMRSKYAVLLVFVVGLVIIEKENNFISRVSDKLKQSPQALAEANGTEASPAPAENGSLASLRELDAAFSQLRSRLRNVTLQLVGDGDPRPRRHVLLMATTRTGSSFVGEFFNQQGSIFYLFEPLWHIERTVTFEPGGANAVGSALVYRDVLKQLLLCDLYILESFISPAPEGHLTPFMFRRGSSRSLCEEPVCTPSAKKVFEKYHCKNRRCGPLNITLAAEACRRKQHVALKTVRIRQLEFLQPLVEDPRLDVRIIQLVRDPRAVLASRMVAFSGKYETWKKWASEGEAPLREEEVQRLRGNCESIRLSAELGLRRPGWLRGRYMLVRYEDVARAPLQKAEEMYRFAGLPLTPQVEEWIGKNTQAPRDGSGVYSTRKNSSEQFEKWRFSIPFKLAQVVQDACAPAMRLFGYKLASSPAALANRSFSLLEEAQPSWVT